The following coding sequences lie in one Apium graveolens cultivar Ventura chromosome 1, ASM990537v1, whole genome shotgun sequence genomic window:
- the LOC141718473 gene encoding uncharacterized protein LOC141718473, which translates to MTWVSLPKYSEAYSNGVTDFIKNAFDNFATGSELRCPCKDCSNHFWFSEEDVYDHLVSNGLCPSFVNWVYEVSTPKFKKVDQEMDCDSGMGLGEDFDKMIRDESRVRNGMNNTAKRFYKLVEEGKQPLYLGCEQFTLLGFVVKLYLLKCTHGFTEGAFSGILKLIKEAFPDVNLPSSFKVAKNMIRELGLDYQKIHACPNDCMLYWGENLNLTKCKFCGVSRWNLPKNRTDAPVSPDLEEKKSKVPAKVLRYFPLKPRLQRLFMCKDYSKLMTWHALERTKDGKLRHPADAEGWKSMDANVQILQRTLEISG; encoded by the coding sequence ATGACTTGGGTTTCACTTCCAAAGTACAGTGAGGCCTATAGTAATGGGGTGACAGATTTTATAAAAAATGCTTTCGATAATTTTGCCACAGGATCTGAACTAAGATGCCCTTGCAAAGATTGTAGTAATCATTTCTGGTTTTCTGAAGAAGACGTGTATGACCATCTCGTTAGTAACGGTCTGTGTCCATCGTTTGTTAATTGGGTATACGAAGTGTCAACCCCTAAGTTTAAAAAAGTTGATCAGGAGATGGATTGTGATAGTGGTATGGGCCTAGGTGAagattttgataaaatgattcgtgATGAAAGTAGAGTTAGGAATGGAATGAATAACACAGCAAAAAGGTTTTATAAGCTTGTTGAGGAAGGGAAACAACCTTTGTATCTGGGGTGTGAACAATTTACTCTTTTAGGATTTGTAGTGAAACTTTACTTATTAAAGTGCACTCATGGTTTTACTGAGGGTGCCTTTAGCGGTATTCTGAAGTTGATAAAGGAGGCATTTCCTGATGTTAATCTGCCTTCTTCTTTTAAGGTGGCCAAAAATATGATTAGAGAATTAGGTCTTGATTATCAGAAAATACACGCTTGTCCCAATGATTGCATGTTGTATTGGGGGGAAAATTTAAACTTAACAAAGTGCAAATTTTGTGGGGTTTCAAGATGGAATCTCCCAAAAAACAGGACTGATGCACCTGTTTCTCCTGACTTGGAAGAAAAAAAGTCGAAAGTTCCTGCAAAAGTCTTACGATATTTCCCATTGAAACCAAGGCTCCAACGCTTATTCATGTGTAAAGACTACTCTAAACTCATGACATGGCATGCACTAGAAAGAACAAAAGATGGAAAGCTACGACATCCGGCCGATGCAGAGGGTTGGAAGTCGATGGATGCTAACGTCCAAATTTTGCAGCGGACCCTCGAAATATCAGGTTAG
- the LOC141718536 gene encoding uncharacterized protein LOC141718536, which translates to MNHRKFLPPDHKHRFDTRRFNGKVETDVCPPPLSGKDIEKLLHGYENYFGKRDAKKRKRGADCPFKKKSIFFQLPYWRDNLIRHNLDVMHIEKNICDKIIGTLLNMGGKTKDHISARKDLQEMGIRKVLHPIKIGDSNRYEIRVATFDMTKKEKESFCTLFMDTKLPHGTASNISRCVNVAERKIFGYKSHDAHFILQYLLQFAAVKNLKPEVAIPLVRLGAFFRGICGKVLELEEVHKLQEEVIEILCQLEINFPPAFFDIMVHLPVHLCKEVEFGGPVHLRWMFGIERYLGKLKSYVQNRSKPEGSIAEGYLAEECVTFCSRFLTNSRKTEVEKNINVGYPIGSRRNKDGKSVYLAEHVWINAHRYILFNSGNVEIEKLIEEHRILYDSEAKTKKYKKERTHTPEFYNWLKAKVEKRTENTLELSNLARGPQRAAKKFSGYVINGFRFHTRKRDTNCTTQNSGVILTALTTSFASSKDQNPTVGDVIYYRAIEEIIEVDYWGAFIVVLFRCIWYQKDKDCFGLTRVNFSKLCQKDDPFVLATQVQQVFYIQDCTEKNLWFVVKKLPKEHNGIDEETDDMLEDLCGPTMHDTELEYPFQKQSDDVTWHRDDIPNENVSSGEEEEDHDDDHDE; encoded by the exons ATGAACCACAGAAAATTTCTACCTCCTGACCACAAGCATAGGTTTGATACTAGAAGATTTAATGGTAAGGTTGAAACTGATGTTTGCCCCCCTCCATTATCTGGAAAGGATATTGAAAAATTATTGCACGGATATGAAAATTATTTTGGGAAACGAGATGCAAAGAAGAGGAAAAGGGGTGCAGATTGTCCATTTAAAAAGAAGTCTATATTCTTTCAATTACCATATTGGAGAGATAATTTAATTAGACATAATCTAGATGTCATGCatatagaaaaaaatatatgtgaTAAAATAATAGGGACTTTGTTGAATATGGGTGGCAAGACGAAAGACCATATCAGTGCCCGAAAAGATTTGCAGGAAATGGGTATTCGAAAGGTTCTTCATCCCATTAAAATTGGAGATAGCAATCGCTATGAAATCAGGGTAGCAACTTTTGACATGacgaaaaaagaaaaagaaagctTTTGTACATTATTCATGGACACTAAGTTGCCCCACGGAACTGCATCTAATATCAGTCGATGTGTAAATGTAGCTGAACGAAAGATATTCGGGTATAAAAGTCATGATGCGCACTTTATACTCCAGTATCTACTACAATTTGCTGCTGTAAAGAACTTAAAACCAGAGGTCGCAATACCTTTAGTCAGATTAGGTGCATTTTTCCGGGGGATATGCGGAAAAGTGTTGGAGCTGGAAGAAGTTCATAAGTTGCAGGAGGAAGTTATTGAAATACTCTGCCAATTAGAAATTAACTTCCCGCCTGCATTTTTTGACATCATGGTTCACCTTCCAGTTCACTTATGTAAGGAAGTGGAATTTGGGGGACCGGTGCATCTAAGATGGATGTTTGGTATTGAGAGATATCTAGGTAAATTGAAGTCATATGTCCAAAATAGAAGTAAACCAGAAGGGTCTATAGCAGAAGGGTACCTGGCAGAAGAATGCGTGACATTTTGTTCCAGATTTCTAACTAATAGTAGAAAAACAGAGGTTGAGAAGAACATAAATGTTGGATACCCCATTGGTTCGAGGAGAAACAAAGATGGAAAGTCTGTCTACTTGGCGGAACATGTTTGGATAAATGCTCATCGGTACATACTATTCAACAGTGGAAATGTCGAGATTGAGAAGCTTATCGA GGAACATCGTATTTTATATGATAGTGAGGCAAAGACAAAGAAATACAAAAAAGAAAGAACACATACTCCAGAATTTTATAACTGGTTAAAGGCTAAGGTTGAGAAAAGAACTGAAAATACATTGGAATTATCAAATTTGGCAAGGGGGCCTCAACGAGCAGCGAAAAAATTTAGTGGATATGTCATAAATGGATTCAGATTTCACACCAGGAAAAGGGATACCAACTGTACTACACAAAATAGCGGTGTCATCTTGACAGCTCTAACCACCAGTTTTGCGAGTTCGAAGGATCAAAATCCAACAGTTGGGGATGTTATTTACTACAGAGCAATTGAAGAGATTATTGAAGTAGATTATTGGGGTGCATTTATAGTTGTTTTGTTTAGGTGCATTTGGTATCAAAAGGATAAGGACTGCTTTGGGCTCACACGTGTCAATTTCAGTAAATTATGTCAAAAGGATGATCCATTTGTACTAGCTACACAAGTACAACAGGTATTCTACATTCAAGATTGTACCGAAAAGAACTTGTGGTTTGTTGTTAAGAAACTACCGAAAGAGCACAATGGAATAGACGAGGAAACTGATGATATGCTTGAAGATCTTTGCGGACCTACCATGCATGATACTGAACTTGAATACCCATTTCAGAAACAAAGTGATGATGTGACTTGGCATAGGGATGACATCCCGAATGAAAATGTGTCATCTGGTGAAGAGGAAGAAGATCATGATGATGACCATGACGAATGA